The DNA sequence ATATTGGGCGATGAAGAGCAGCAGCGTGAGCCCGATCGAGGCGAAGAATATCTCGCCCGCGCGCCGGCGCGCCTCGGTCCAGCCGCGGTCGAAGGAGGCGCGGCCGTGGCGCCAGGCGTCGTCGGCGATGATGCACGCCGTGCCGAGCCCGAAGAGCTCGAGCAGCAGCACGACGAGGCTCGCGAGCCCGCCGGTCGCGACGCCGAGCGCACCGGCGCCCGGCATCAGCGTGAGCGCGAGCAAGATGCCGATCACCGCCATCAGCAGTGGAACGACGATGATCGACGGGTTGCGCAGCAGCAGCGGGACCGCCCTCGCGTAGACGCCGAGGTCGACTCCGGGCAGCTGCGTGCGCCGCATCGCTATGCCCGCGCGCCCGAGAGCGCGCTGCCGCATGTGCAGGTGCGCTCGGCCGGCGTGTTGGCGACGATCTTGAAGATGGCGTTCTTCACCCGCTCGTTGTTGCGCGCGAAGACCTCCATCACCTCATGGTGCGAGACCGGCTTCACGCCCTCGACGCCTTCGAGCCCGACGTCGTAGTCGGTGATCAGCGAGATGTTCACGTAGCACATTTCGAGCTCGCGAGCCAGGTACGACTCCGGGTAGTTCGTCATGTTGATCACCTCCCACCCGAGCGAGCTGAACCACTTCGACTCCGCGCGCGTCGAGAAGCGCGGGCCTTGGATCACGACGATCGTCCCGTGGTCGTGCGTGTCGATCTCGAGCGACTTGAGCGCGTCCACGGCGATCGGCCGCAGCTGCGGGCAATACGGATCGGCGAACGAGACGTGCGTCGTCACGGGGCCGTCGTAGAAGGTGTCCTTGCGGCCGGTGGTGCGGTCGACGATCTGGTCGGCGACGACCATCGAGCCGGGCTTGACGTGCGGCTGCAGCGAGCCGCACGCGGTCGGCCCGATGATCCGCGTGACGCCGAGCGCCTTCATCGCGAACGCGTTGGCGCGGTAGTTGATCGACTGCGGCGGGTAGCGGTGGTCCTTCCCGTGCCGCGGCAGAAAGGCGACCTTTTTCCCGGCGATCTCGC is a window from the Candidatus Eremiobacterota bacterium genome containing:
- a CDS encoding S-methyl-5'-thioadenosine phosphorylase, which gives rise to MYSTEERAEIGVYGGSGFYSLIENPREVWVETPYGPPSGKIALGEIAGKKVAFLPRHGKDHRYPPQSINYRANAFAMKALGVTRIIGPTACGSLQPHVKPGSMVVADQIVDRTTGRKDTFYDGPVTTHVSFADPYCPQLRPIAVDALKSLEIDTHDHGTIVVIQGPRFSTRAESKWFSSLGWEVINMTNYPESYLARELEMCYVNISLITDYDVGLEGVEGVKPVSHHEVMEVFARNNERVKNAIFKIVANTPAERTCTCGSALSGARA